Proteins encoded within one genomic window of Couchioplanes caeruleus:
- a CDS encoding tyrosine-type recombinase/integrase: protein MSLVPRQHAGTVAAVGGAEQVTEAWLQNRRLSAHTRDAYRRDVTAWLAWCAERDADPLRASFLDVNAYARGLESRQLAPATVARKLSGLSSWYDFLVKLRAVEANPVAGADRPYVSRDHSATVGLSPEEVDAVIAAAETGTGAAAARHRAVIALLADLGLRVGELVGLDVADLGVERGHRSVRFVGKGGRPRRRALTPYAGTALDAYLAERAAAEGTTADRLDGPLLVTTTGARLDRHAVFRLVRRLAREAGIEGWARLSPHSLRHAFATSARAEGVPLEDVQDAMGHADPRTTRRYDRDRHNLDRDPAYTLAAARVRRTGP from the coding sequence ATGTCCCTGGTTCCGCGTCAGCACGCCGGGACGGTCGCGGCCGTCGGCGGCGCCGAGCAGGTCACCGAGGCGTGGTTGCAGAACCGGCGGTTGTCGGCGCACACCCGCGACGCGTACCGGCGCGACGTGACGGCGTGGCTGGCGTGGTGTGCCGAGCGCGACGCCGATCCGTTGCGGGCCTCGTTCCTGGACGTCAACGCGTACGCGCGGGGCCTGGAGTCCCGCCAGCTCGCCCCGGCGACGGTGGCGCGCAAGCTGTCGGGGCTGTCGAGCTGGTACGACTTCCTGGTCAAGCTGCGGGCGGTCGAGGCGAATCCGGTGGCCGGCGCCGACCGCCCGTACGTCTCGCGGGACCATTCGGCGACGGTGGGCCTGAGTCCCGAGGAGGTCGACGCGGTCATCGCCGCCGCCGAGACGGGCACCGGCGCGGCGGCGGCGCGGCACCGGGCGGTGATCGCCCTGCTCGCCGATCTGGGCCTGCGGGTCGGTGAGCTGGTCGGCCTCGACGTCGCCGATCTCGGGGTGGAGCGCGGGCACCGCAGCGTGCGGTTCGTGGGCAAGGGCGGGCGCCCTCGCCGGCGGGCGCTGACGCCGTACGCGGGGACGGCGCTGGACGCGTACCTGGCCGAGCGGGCGGCGGCCGAGGGGACCACCGCCGACCGTCTGGACGGGCCGCTGCTGGTCACCACCACCGGCGCGCGGCTGGACCGGCACGCCGTGTTCCGGCTGGTGCGCCGCCTCGCCCGGGAGGCCGGGATCGAGGGGTGGGCGCGGCTGTCGCCGCACTCGCTGCGGCACGCGTTCGCGACCTCGGCGCGGGCCGAGGGGGTGCCGCTGGAGGACGTGCAGGATGCGATGGGACACGCCGACCCGCGCACCACCCGGCGCTACGACCGGGACCGGCACAACCTGGACCGGGACCCCGCGTACACGCTCGCCGCCGCACGGGTCCGGCGCACCGGGCCCTGA
- a CDS encoding ABC-F family ATP-binding cassette domain-containing protein gives MIKAVTLSAAHDGDLLFSGFDLVLGAGDRIGVVGPNGAGKTTLLRVLAGDLAPAGGTVTRRRGARVGYVPQQLAADAGTVGGFLTAGLGELAEVTARMRRLERELAAGGDVLDAYGQAQDRWTVLEGWTAEARLDEVRRRLDIAHLGDDRPLREVSGGEQARLLLARALLDAPDVLLLDEPTNHLDAEGAAWLADWLADFPGGVLAVSHDRAFLDTAVTHVIELDGIHDRPQDYPGGGYRHYRAEKARRWQRLLLDYEAQEKDRRRWEEDIARTKAQSLQVETTVRSGVEAPHLRRVARLVARKAKVRERRLRRQMESVRWIAEPRTRPPLTLAFPGDDAAPGETLIEVGDLSVTLGGRTVLDGVDVGVRRGDRILITGRNGAGKTTLLRALQAGADVPVAVLPQTDEGLRSAVSVVDFFRSRVPVYAEDAERLLAGHQFGPEQWDATLRSLSAGELRRLLLAVMVNSPARVLLLDEPTNFLDFDALDVVEEALRAYRGTLVTVTHDRYFAAAVGHTRRWHVADGGVRES, from the coding sequence TTGATCAAGGCTGTAACGCTCAGCGCCGCCCATGACGGCGATCTTCTCTTCTCCGGGTTCGACCTGGTGCTCGGCGCCGGCGACCGGATCGGTGTCGTCGGGCCCAACGGCGCCGGCAAGACCACCCTGCTGCGGGTGCTCGCGGGTGACCTGGCCCCGGCGGGCGGCACCGTGACCCGTCGCCGGGGCGCCCGGGTCGGATACGTGCCGCAGCAGCTCGCCGCCGACGCCGGCACCGTCGGTGGCTTCCTCACCGCCGGCCTCGGTGAGCTGGCCGAGGTGACCGCGCGGATGCGCCGGCTCGAGCGGGAGCTGGCCGCGGGTGGCGACGTGCTCGACGCGTACGGGCAGGCGCAGGACCGGTGGACGGTGCTGGAGGGCTGGACCGCCGAGGCCCGCCTGGACGAGGTCCGCCGGCGCTTGGACATCGCCCATCTGGGCGACGACCGGCCGCTGCGCGAGGTGAGCGGCGGGGAGCAGGCCCGGCTGCTGCTGGCCCGGGCCCTGCTGGACGCGCCGGACGTGTTGCTGCTCGACGAGCCGACCAACCATCTCGACGCCGAGGGTGCGGCGTGGCTGGCGGACTGGCTGGCGGATTTCCCCGGCGGGGTGCTGGCGGTCAGCCACGACCGGGCCTTTCTCGACACCGCGGTCACCCACGTCATCGAGCTCGACGGCATCCACGACCGCCCGCAGGACTATCCGGGCGGTGGCTACCGGCACTACCGCGCCGAGAAGGCGCGCCGCTGGCAGCGGCTGCTGCTCGACTACGAAGCGCAGGAGAAGGACCGCCGCCGGTGGGAGGAGGACATCGCCCGTACCAAGGCCCAGTCGCTGCAGGTGGAGACGACCGTACGCTCCGGAGTGGAGGCGCCGCACCTGCGCCGGGTCGCCCGCCTGGTGGCGCGCAAGGCGAAGGTGCGCGAGCGGCGGCTGCGGCGGCAGATGGAGTCCGTACGGTGGATCGCCGAGCCGCGCACCCGGCCGCCACTGACGCTGGCGTTTCCCGGCGACGACGCCGCGCCCGGCGAGACCCTGATCGAGGTCGGCGACCTGAGCGTGACGCTCGGCGGGCGCACCGTGCTTGACGGCGTCGACGTCGGCGTACGCCGCGGCGACCGGATCCTGATCACCGGGCGCAACGGCGCCGGCAAGACCACGCTGCTGCGCGCGTTGCAGGCCGGGGCGGATGTCCCGGTGGCGGTGTTGCCGCAGACCGACGAGGGCCTGCGGTCGGCGGTGAGCGTCGTGGACTTCTTCCGCTCCCGGGTCCCGGTGTACGCGGAGGACGCGGAGAGGCTGCTCGCGGGCCACCAGTTCGGTCCGGAGCAGTGGGACGCCACCCTGCGCAGCCTGTCGGCGGGAGAGCTGCGGCGGCTGTTGCTGGCCGTGATGGTGAACAGTCCCGCCCGGGTGCTGCTGCTCGACGAGCCGACGAACTTTCTCGACTTCGACGCGCTCGACGTGGTGGAGGAGGCGCTGCGGGCGTACCGGGGGACTCTGGTGACGGTCACCCACGACCGGTATTTCGCGGCGGCGGTCGGGCACACCCGTCGCTGGCATGTCGCGGACGGCGGCGTGCGGGAGAGCTGA